A part of Helicobacter himalayensis genomic DNA contains:
- a CDS encoding FKBP-type peptidyl-prolyl cis-trans isomerase produces the protein MIEKNKVASIEYEVIDTQSGDIIDSNKGGAPLEFLVGANQVIAGLENALLGKKTGEVIKTEIKPEDAYGVYQADLIQEVAREQFSGIDLKEGMTLFGQSDDGQTAQVIVKGFNDEVVIIDYNHPLAGKALSFEVKVLGVRDASELEILQGGVGGGCGCGGEGGHDHSGRSGCCGSGGCGCGH, from the coding sequence ATGATTGAAAAAAACAAAGTAGCAAGTATTGAATATGAGGTAATCGATACACAAAGTGGGGATATTATAGATTCTAATAAAGGTGGCGCACCGCTAGAATTTTTAGTCGGGGCAAATCAAGTCATCGCTGGTTTAGAAAACGCACTTTTAGGTAAAAAGACAGGCGAAGTTATCAAAACAGAGATAAAGCCTGAAGATGCTTATGGCGTGTATCAAGCCGATCTTATCCAAGAGGTAGCGCGCGAGCAGTTTAGTGGCATTGACCTAAAAGAAGGTATGACGCTTTTTGGTCAAAGCGATGATGGGCAAACTGCGCAAGTGATTGTAAAAGGCTTTAATGATGAAGTTGTGATTATCGACTACAATCACCCGCTAGCTGGAAAAGCACTTAGCTTTGAAGTGAAAGTGCTTGGTGTGCGCGATGCGAGCGAGCTTGAAATCTTGCAAGGTGGTGTTGGCGGAGGCTGTGGTTGTGGAGGTGAAGGCGGACATGATCATAGCGGACGCTCTGGCTGTTGCGGTAGTGGCGGTTGTGGCTGCGGACATTAG
- a CDS encoding tetratricopeptide repeat protein, whose product MKIFSLFLLLVLFTFAKEPSAFEKQSGATKKDLSTLQNSIQSLNNITENLQSQTDEIKQSQEGLQSLYESQSQKLQTTANKASTNEQEILTLKTELENLKKQSEEQSKNIALLQSQIKEMQALVLKTQDSILAQLEKLNAGNVPNTTTQESKKTQDSKPKTFDKTKQSELFAQAKEYLNARRYKDSKEILLWLKSLNYNQPEVLFYLGEVAYLQKDYNLAIRYYKQSVGLSEQGKYIPALLLHSALSFKGIKDLTNYNNFLEVLIANYPKSKEAAQARELLQNKNSNKSKSTK is encoded by the coding sequence ATGAAGATATTTTCACTTTTTTTGCTCCTTGTGCTTTTCACCTTTGCAAAAGAGCCTTCTGCGTTTGAAAAGCAAAGTGGGGCTACAAAAAAAGACTTATCCACCCTACAAAACTCAATCCAAAGCCTTAATAATATCACCGAAAATCTGCAATCTCAAACAGATGAAATCAAGCAGTCTCAAGAAGGCTTACAAAGTCTCTATGAATCCCAAAGTCAAAAGCTTCAAACCACTGCAAACAAGGCATCAACAAATGAGCAAGAGATTCTAACACTAAAAACAGAGCTAGAAAATCTTAAAAAGCAAAGCGAGGAACAGAGTAAAAATATCGCGCTTCTGCAATCTCAGATCAAAGAAATGCAAGCACTTGTGCTAAAAACTCAAGATTCTATCCTTGCACAACTAGAAAAGCTCAACGCTGGTAATGTGCCAAATACAACTACACAAGAATCTAAAAAAACTCAAGATTCTAAACCAAAAACTTTTGATAAAACAAAACAATCAGAACTTTTCGCACAGGCAAAAGAATATCTTAATGCTAGGCGCTATAAGGATTCTAAAGAAATTTTGCTGTGGCTTAAAAGTCTAAATTACAATCAACCGGAAGTGCTTTTTTACCTAGGAGAGGTGGCATATTTGCAAAAAGACTATAACCTTGCTATCCGTTATTATAAACAAAGCGTTGGTTTAAGCGAGCAAGGCAAATATATCCCCGCACTTTTACTTCATAGCGCGCTGTCTTTCAAGGGGATTAAAGATTTAACAAATTATAATAATTTTTTGGAAGTCCTTATTGCAAACTATCCAAAGAGTAAAGAGGCAGCTCAAGCAAGGGAGCTACTACAAAACAAAAATTCCAACAAATCCAAATCAACAAAATAA
- the tolB gene encoding Tol-Pal system protein TolB, which produces MLRRFACMFVVFFCGNLFGIDATLEIVKNSSKLPFITIEHISNNSEYGKKVIAHLDADLRVSSHFQVEKSGDVKDSSIDFQSYKDKKIDLIARVSVAKKSDGIIGNLALYDVNSASKVLERAYNRGFLTEFPFVAHAMASDINAYIKAPSIEWIKQPVVLSKYTTSGSADIMLADYTLTFQKEIIKGGFNIFPKWGNKDKSVLYFTKYIDNKPTILKYDLPTNTIEGVVSSDGMAVVSDVSEDGSKLLLSLTPAGSAADVYLYDINAKNLKKLTTFSGIDVGGKFINDEKEVVFISDRLGYPNVFSTSIDGGAVEQVVFHGRNNSSVSSYDKRVVYTSRESNNEFGANTFNIYLIALNSDYIRRLTSEGSNQMPTFSKDGSNIMFIKHTANQSALGIIRLDYNKSYFFPLPKVKIQAYDW; this is translated from the coding sequence TTTTTTGTGGGAATCTCTTTGGGATTGACGCCACGCTAGAAATTGTCAAAAATTCTAGCAAGCTTCCATTTATTACAATCGAGCATATTTCTAACAATAGCGAATATGGGAAAAAAGTTATCGCCCATCTTGATGCGGATTTGCGTGTGAGTAGTCATTTTCAAGTAGAAAAAAGTGGCGATGTGAAAGATTCTTCTATTGATTTTCAAAGCTACAAAGACAAAAAAATTGATCTTATTGCGCGTGTGAGTGTGGCAAAAAAAAGCGATGGCATAATTGGGAATCTCGCGCTTTATGATGTGAATTCCGCTTCAAAGGTGTTGGAACGCGCTTACAATAGGGGTTTTTTGACAGAATTTCCCTTTGTCGCGCACGCAATGGCAAGTGATATTAACGCCTATATCAAAGCCCCAAGTATTGAGTGGATAAAACAACCTGTCGTGCTTTCTAAATACACGACTTCTGGAAGTGCGGATATTATGCTTGCTGATTACACGCTCACTTTTCAAAAAGAAATCATCAAAGGCGGGTTTAATATTTTCCCAAAATGGGGCAATAAGGATAAAAGCGTTCTTTACTTCACAAAATACATTGATAATAAACCAACGATTTTAAAATACGATTTGCCCACAAACACGATTGAAGGTGTAGTGAGTAGCGATGGTATGGCAGTGGTCTCTGATGTAAGCGAAGATGGCTCAAAACTGCTCCTATCACTCACACCCGCTGGAAGTGCAGCTGATGTGTATCTTTATGATATCAATGCAAAAAATCTAAAAAAACTCACAACTTTTTCTGGCATTGATGTAGGTGGAAAATTTATCAATGATGAAAAAGAAGTGGTGTTTATCTCTGATAGACTAGGCTATCCAAATGTATTTTCTACAAGCATTGATGGTGGCGCGGTGGAGCAAGTCGTTTTCCACGGGCGCAATAATAGCTCTGTCTCAAGCTATGATAAAAGAGTAGTTTATACAAGCAGGGAAAGCAATAATGAGTTTGGTGCAAACACCTTTAATATCTATCTTATCGCGCTTAACTCTGATTATATCCGTCGCTTAACAAGTGAAGGCTCAAATCAAATGCCGACATTCTCAAAAGATGGAAGCAATATTATGTTTATCAAACACACCGCAAATCAAAGTGCGCTAGGCATTATCCGCTTGGATTATAATAAAAGCTACTTTTTCCCTTTGCCAAAGGTAAAGATTCAAGCCTATGATTGGTGA
- a CDS encoding OmpA family protein has product MKKVLTLGLFGSLVGGMLFLSGCGGDATVTTGGDGAVAVQGTDAQNVQVVDASDNTTQTGTDNFVQPDSSSLKNILFKFDKYDIQASMVERVDEAANALKSTGVKVVLEGNTDSFGSDEYNFALGKKRADSVKNALTTRGVDSQNISTVTYGESKPVCTQPTKECYQANRRVEFKVVQ; this is encoded by the coding sequence ATGAAAAAGGTTTTAACTCTTGGCTTGTTTGGAAGCCTCGTTGGTGGTATGTTATTTTTGAGTGGTTGTGGAGGTGATGCGACTGTGACAACAGGTGGAGATGGCGCAGTAGCGGTGCAAGGGACTGATGCGCAAAATGTGCAAGTTGTAGATGCTTCGGACAATACAACGCAAACAGGCACTGATAATTTCGTGCAGCCTGATAGCTCAAGCTTGAAAAATATCCTTTTTAAATTTGACAAGTACGATATTCAAGCAAGTATGGTAGAGAGAGTAGATGAAGCAGCAAACGCACTAAAAAGCACAGGTGTGAAAGTCGTATTAGAAGGCAATACGGACTCGTTTGGAAGTGATGAATATAACTTCGCGCTTGGCAAAAAACGCGCAGATTCTGTAAAAAATGCACTCACCACACGCGGTGTAGATTCACAAAATATCTCAACTGTCACCTATGGTGAAAGCAAGCCTGTATGCACACAGCCGACAAAAGAGTGCTACCAAGCAAACAGGCGCGTTGAATTTAAAGTCGTGCAGTAA